One genomic region from Streptomyces sp. NBC_00582 encodes:
- a CDS encoding GNAT family N-acetyltransferase, protein MLTTPLATARLALLPLCVGHAEEMATVLDDPALHTFIGGAPSTPEALHTRYERLVAGSADPAVSWHNWVLRLTAENRLVGTVQATVSADHAEIAWVVGTPWQGRGLASEAARELVAWLRDEGVRTIVAHIHPEHSASAAVARAAGLAPTRETQDGEVRWRLDTAPRTHG, encoded by the coding sequence GTGCTCACCACGCCCCTCGCCACCGCCCGCCTCGCCCTCCTCCCCTTGTGCGTCGGGCACGCGGAGGAGATGGCCACGGTCCTGGACGACCCGGCCCTGCACACCTTCATCGGCGGCGCCCCGAGCACGCCCGAAGCGCTTCACACCCGCTACGAACGTCTCGTCGCCGGCTCTGCCGACCCGGCCGTCTCCTGGCACAACTGGGTTCTGCGGCTCACGGCGGAGAACCGGCTCGTGGGCACCGTCCAGGCCACGGTGAGCGCGGACCACGCCGAGATCGCCTGGGTGGTAGGCACCCCGTGGCAGGGCCGCGGTCTCGCCTCCGAGGCGGCGCGGGAGCTGGTGGCGTGGCTACGGGACGAGGGCGTCCGTACGATCGTCGCCCACATCCATCCCGAGCACTCGGCCTCGGCCGCGGTGGCCCGGGCGGCGGGGCTGGCACCCACGCGGGAGACGCAGGACGGCGAGGTCCGCTGGCGGCTCGACACCGCGCCCCGCACCCACGGCTAG
- a CDS encoding alpha/beta fold hydrolase, with protein sequence MTEQDIDPGCLPSVWGSGGRTGRPRERRPHPRRRFGGARTGAALAAAGLALLGTAAPAPAGAASPRGDAPRPQAPARFVPGPCPAAPEPVPGRCGFLEVPENRARRGGPTIRLAVVIVPAASATPAKEPVVFMEGGPGGDAIGAIPFLIDSQVNRDRDLIVMTQRGGLFSQPNLACPEIDRFNADAVGLLYDAPSTGRLLVRATRECRDRLTAAGVDLSAYNTTENAADFADLRRALGIDRWNVYGYSYGTDLALTYLRRHPRGIRSVAIDSVAPPQVVSLPWTWDSAREGIGAIFDACAAQPRCENRYPHLHRTLTEQVRRLEAHPLTVTAEPPGGGSPVKVVLDGGALVNLLVADGGALPAVDVPAALDELARGHPERFARARAAGATPVVGEFAHGLTNSVACGEWVPGFSRHDVLASGRRNFPGWPDTVLAQAPQLPFQHDVCRVWNVPDRTAVQRVATVSGVPALVVSGTFDAKTGASWGPYAARTLSRSTAVRIPGIGHWVVPQSPCAQGVLTSFLAHPTAPDTGCVAGLAPKPFTITPEPEYG encoded by the coding sequence ATGACGGAACAGGACATCGATCCGGGGTGCCTGCCGTCCGTATGGGGGAGCGGCGGCAGGACCGGACGACCGCGGGAGCGGCGCCCGCACCCACGGCGGCGCTTTGGCGGCGCGCGCACCGGGGCGGCGCTGGCCGCCGCCGGTCTGGCCCTCCTGGGCACGGCCGCCCCGGCACCCGCGGGCGCCGCGTCACCCCGGGGCGACGCACCCCGGCCGCAGGCTCCGGCGAGGTTCGTGCCCGGCCCCTGCCCGGCGGCACCCGAACCGGTCCCCGGGCGGTGCGGCTTCCTGGAGGTGCCCGAGAACCGCGCCCGCCGCGGCGGCCCGACCATCCGGCTGGCCGTCGTCATCGTTCCGGCCGCGTCGGCGACGCCGGCCAAGGAGCCGGTGGTGTTCATGGAGGGCGGCCCCGGAGGCGACGCGATCGGGGCCATCCCCTTCCTGATCGACTCCCAGGTGAACCGGGACCGCGACCTCATCGTCATGACCCAGCGCGGCGGGCTCTTCTCCCAGCCGAACCTCGCCTGCCCGGAGATCGACCGGTTCAACGCCGACGCCGTGGGGCTGCTCTACGACGCTCCGTCGACCGGGCGGCTCCTGGTGCGCGCCACGAGGGAGTGCCGGGACCGTCTCACGGCCGCCGGGGTCGACCTGAGCGCCTACAACACCACCGAGAACGCGGCCGACTTCGCCGATCTGCGCAGGGCCCTGGGCATCGACCGGTGGAACGTCTACGGGTACTCCTACGGCACCGACCTGGCGCTCACCTACCTGCGCCGGCACCCCCGCGGGATCCGGTCGGTGGCGATCGACTCGGTCGCGCCTCCCCAGGTCGTGAGCCTGCCGTGGACCTGGGACAGCGCCCGGGAGGGGATCGGCGCGATCTTCGACGCCTGCGCCGCCCAGCCGCGCTGCGAGAACCGCTACCCGCACCTCCACCGCACCCTGACGGAGCAGGTCCGCAGGCTGGAGGCGCATCCCCTGACGGTGACGGCCGAGCCGCCGGGCGGAGGAAGCCCGGTGAAGGTCGTCCTCGACGGGGGCGCGCTGGTGAACCTGCTGGTCGCGGACGGCGGCGCCCTGCCGGCCGTCGACGTCCCCGCGGCGCTCGACGAACTCGCCCGCGGACATCCGGAACGCTTCGCCCGGGCGCGTGCCGCCGGCGCGACGCCCGTCGTCGGCGAGTTCGCCCACGGCCTGACGAACTCGGTGGCGTGCGGCGAGTGGGTGCCGGGCTTCTCCCGGCACGACGTGCTCGCTTCGGGGCGCCGGAACTTCCCCGGGTGGCCCGACACCGTCCTGGCCCAGGCACCGCAACTGCCCTTCCAGCACGACGTGTGCCGCGTCTGGAACGTTCCGGACCGCACCGCCGTCCAGCGGGTGGCCACCGTCAGCGGCGTGCCCGCGCTCGTCGTCTCCGGGACGTTCGACGCGAAGACCGGGGCGAGCTGGGGGCCGTACGCGGCCCGCACTCTGTCGCGCTCGACCGCCGTGCGGATTCCCGGCATCGGCCACTGGGTGGTCCCCCAGTCGCCCTGCGCGCAGGGCGTCCTGACCTCCTTCCTCGCGCATCCGACCGCGCCCGACACCGGTTGCGTGGCAGGACTCGCGCCGAAGCCGTTCACCATCACCCCTGAACCGGAGTACGGATGA
- a CDS encoding alpha/beta fold hydrolase, whose product MMSLRPPHRRRTVRRLPAALAGATAGVLVAGFAAAPAAAEPKAPTPLGTAARTAGHARFAPGPCPRTADPVPALKKARCGTLTVPENRARPKGRKITLGVAIVPAATSRPAADPIVWFAGGPGDDAVSEIPMAIDGGLNRDRDVIFMSQRGTYSADPALTCPDIDEFNARAVGLVYNAPSTGRLHVEATRACRKQLVSRGADLKAYNGTESAADYADLRTALGIKKWNVFGISYGTDLALLYMRLHPKGIRSVGIDGVLPPSLAGGAVTWKAAREGFDGLFKACAKQRACDSRYPHLKATFERLVLKLDARPVRTTVTIPGRQAPVKVVLDGAALLTWLTSATHVAAGVPRSIDELAHGNPRRIAEQWAGGKLSPQAMGRVSHGLAYGVFCGEWTPYESQADVVRAGRHAFPSFPRSLLANAPQLAFLEADCRAWRVPAAPRSIRKVTRSDIPTLVVSGGFDAQTAPSNGAYAARTLSRSTAVTIPYVAHVAFAESPCAQAITASFFETPAKPGTGCLAGLRPPAFEIG is encoded by the coding sequence ATGATGTCCCTGCGCCCACCCCACCGCCGACGCACCGTGCGACGGCTCCCGGCCGCACTGGCCGGGGCGACGGCCGGCGTCCTCGTCGCAGGCTTCGCCGCGGCGCCCGCCGCGGCCGAGCCCAAAGCCCCCACGCCCCTGGGCACGGCCGCCCGTACGGCGGGCCACGCCCGCTTCGCGCCGGGCCCCTGCCCGAGGACCGCGGACCCGGTCCCCGCTCTGAAGAAGGCCCGCTGCGGAACGCTCACCGTGCCCGAGAACCGGGCCCGGCCCAAGGGCCGGAAGATCACCCTCGGAGTCGCGATCGTGCCGGCGGCCACGAGCAGACCGGCGGCCGACCCGATCGTGTGGTTCGCCGGCGGCCCCGGCGACGACGCGGTCTCGGAGATCCCGATGGCGATCGACGGCGGCCTGAACCGCGACCGCGACGTGATCTTCATGTCCCAGCGGGGCACCTACTCGGCCGACCCGGCGCTCACCTGCCCGGACATCGACGAGTTCAACGCCCGCGCCGTCGGCCTGGTCTACAACGCGCCGTCCACCGGGCGGCTGCACGTCGAGGCGACGCGGGCATGCCGCAAACAGCTGGTGAGCCGCGGGGCCGACCTCAAGGCCTACAACGGCACCGAGAGCGCCGCGGACTACGCCGACCTGCGCACGGCGCTGGGCATCAAGAAGTGGAACGTCTTCGGCATCTCGTACGGCACCGACCTGGCGCTCCTCTATATGCGTCTGCACCCGAAGGGCATCCGGTCGGTCGGCATCGACGGCGTCCTGCCGCCGTCCCTGGCCGGCGGGGCCGTGACCTGGAAGGCCGCCCGAGAGGGCTTCGACGGCCTGTTCAAGGCCTGCGCGAAGCAGCGCGCCTGCGACAGCCGCTATCCGCACCTCAAGGCCACCTTCGAACGCCTCGTCCTGAAGCTCGACGCCCGGCCGGTCAGGACCACCGTCACGATCCCCGGCCGGCAGGCGCCGGTGAAGGTCGTGCTGGACGGCGCTGCCCTGCTGACCTGGCTGACCTCGGCCACCCATGTGGCGGCCGGAGTGCCCCGCTCCATCGACGAGCTGGCGCACGGCAACCCGCGGCGGATCGCCGAACAGTGGGCGGGCGGCAAGCTCAGCCCCCAGGCCATGGGCAGGGTCTCCCACGGGCTCGCCTACGGCGTGTTCTGCGGCGAGTGGACACCGTACGAGAGCCAGGCCGACGTCGTCCGGGCCGGGCGGCACGCGTTCCCGTCGTTCCCCCGCTCCTTGCTGGCCAACGCTCCGCAGCTGGCCTTCCTCGAGGCGGACTGCCGGGCCTGGCGTGTCCCCGCCGCGCCGCGCTCGATCCGGAAGGTGACGCGCAGCGACATCCCGACGCTCGTCGTCTCGGGCGGGTTCGACGCCCAGACCGCGCCGAGCAACGGTGCCTACGCGGCCCGTACGCTGAGCCGGTCCACGGCCGTCACGATCCCCTATGTCGCCCATGTGGCGTTCGCCGAGTCGCCCTGCGCGCAGGCGATCACCGCCTCGTTCTTCGAGACTCCGGCGAAACCGGGGACGGGATGCCTGGCAGGCCTGCGGCCACCTGCGTTCGAGATCGGGTGA
- a CDS encoding helix-turn-helix domain-containing protein has translation MSRPTPPDDRVIARRREVGAHIRHVREWHNLSQRELCERSGIDVASYSRIEQGHASPRLDTLIRIADAIGVSLAELVGGAAAPDGGGGGGRARPATGSIGGGR, from the coding sequence GTGTCACGTCCCACACCGCCCGACGACCGGGTCATCGCCCGCCGCCGCGAGGTGGGTGCACACATCCGCCACGTCCGCGAGTGGCACAACCTCAGCCAGCGCGAGTTGTGCGAGCGCAGCGGGATCGACGTGGCGAGCTACAGCCGCATCGAGCAGGGGCACGCTTCTCCCCGCCTGGACACTCTGATCAGGATTGCTGACGCCATCGGGGTATCCCTTGCCGAGTTGGTTGGTGGAGCGGCCGCCCCCGACGGGGGTGGCGGAGGCGGCCGCGCTCGGCCCGCTACCGGCTCGATCGGCGGAGGCCGGTAG
- a CDS encoding DUF6879 family protein encodes MARQLRFNGTGSGVNGCPSVHEDLDTGDIIVHGPVLTDPDDVAQLRHLGEGEVPIVVPREVLVDFGPKEVNRVPDIIGLDEFDQLFTRFEHTAWRLETRRRYASDETTDTYAQFTRGEPVNWDGVDAAWCAERRDQTALGKRFERVRIIDTPPTTGQLYLLDNARRNSAVGEIILSLPRSDAERVGLPQEDFWIFDSRLVALLNFDDADNLVNVELIREPAAVLRYAMARDAAMHHAIPYDEYAARLTAGE; translated from the coding sequence ATGGCACGTCAACTGCGCTTCAACGGCACGGGTAGTGGGGTCAACGGATGCCCGTCCGTCCACGAGGACCTGGACACCGGGGACATCATCGTGCACGGGCCGGTACTCACCGACCCCGACGACGTCGCGCAGCTGCGCCACCTCGGCGAGGGCGAGGTGCCCATCGTGGTGCCGCGCGAAGTGCTCGTCGACTTCGGCCCCAAGGAGGTCAACCGCGTGCCGGACATCATCGGCCTGGACGAGTTCGACCAGTTGTTCACCCGCTTCGAGCACACCGCCTGGCGGCTGGAGACGCGCCGCCGCTATGCCTCGGACGAGACCACCGACACCTACGCCCAGTTCACCAGGGGCGAGCCCGTGAACTGGGACGGCGTCGACGCCGCATGGTGCGCCGAGCGGCGCGACCAGACCGCGCTGGGCAAAAGGTTCGAACGTGTCCGCATCATCGACACGCCGCCCACCACCGGCCAGCTCTATCTCCTCGACAACGCGCGCCGTAACAGCGCCGTCGGCGAGATCATCCTCAGCCTCCCCCGCTCGGATGCTGAGAGGGTGGGCCTGCCGCAGGAAGACTTCTGGATCTTTGACTCCAGGCTGGTCGCCCTGCTCAACTTCGACGACGCCGACAACCTCGTCAACGTCGAGCTCATCCGCGAGCCGGCCGCTGTGCTGCGGTACGCGATGGCCCGCGACGCCGCGATGCACCACGCCATCCCGTACGACGAGTACGCGGCGCGGCTGACCGCAGGAGAGTAG
- a CDS encoding helix-turn-helix domain-containing protein → MSTDYQQAREALGVRLRELRLSAPGGRLTGAQLAERHGWNKSKVSRLENGKQTPTPEDLHCWAEATGQPEAYDELLARLRGFESHIRSWRRQLAAGHKAVQDTHLSAHVDATVFRGWETSMVFGILQTADYARHIFTRYAELQRTPRDAEEAVRSRMKRQEALYDASKKFHLLLWEPALHTLVCPPAVLTAQLDRLAGTIGLDTVELGIIPLSASVKIPPATAFWLYDDRQVIVENWHAELWVDDQASVDTYLRTWRTLRESAVYGADAQHVITRARQAIHPQA, encoded by the coding sequence GTGAGCACGGACTACCAGCAGGCACGAGAGGCCCTTGGAGTACGACTTCGTGAACTCCGGCTCTCCGCCCCCGGCGGCCGACTCACCGGTGCACAGCTCGCCGAGCGGCACGGTTGGAACAAGTCGAAGGTCAGCCGTCTCGAGAACGGGAAGCAGACCCCGACACCCGAGGACCTGCACTGCTGGGCGGAGGCCACCGGCCAGCCCGAGGCGTATGACGAACTGCTCGCCCGCCTGCGGGGCTTCGAGTCCCACATCCGCTCATGGCGTCGGCAGCTAGCGGCCGGGCACAAGGCCGTTCAGGACACCCACCTCAGCGCGCACGTCGACGCCACGGTGTTCCGCGGCTGGGAGACGTCCATGGTTTTCGGGATCCTGCAGACGGCTGACTACGCCCGGCACATCTTCACCCGGTACGCCGAGCTGCAGCGCACGCCCCGCGACGCCGAGGAGGCCGTGCGCTCCCGGATGAAGCGGCAGGAGGCGCTGTACGACGCCTCGAAGAAGTTCCACCTCCTGCTGTGGGAGCCCGCACTCCACACCTTGGTCTGCCCGCCCGCGGTCCTCACCGCTCAGCTGGACCGCCTAGCCGGCACCATTGGGCTCGACACCGTGGAGCTCGGGATCATCCCGCTGTCCGCGTCCGTCAAGATCCCACCGGCCACGGCCTTCTGGCTCTACGACGACCGGCAGGTCATCGTGGAGAACTGGCATGCTGAGCTGTGGGTCGACGACCAGGCCAGCGTCGACACCTACCTCCGCACATGGAGGACGCTGCGGGAGTCGGCGGTGTACGGGGCCGACGCCCAGCACGTGATCACGCGAGCTCGTCAGGCCATACACCCGCAGGCATGA
- a CDS encoding DUF433 domain-containing protein codes for MGFPVDLTAALTGASVWQLASWRKDLLQPEVQSNPVLYSFRDLVALRMFVRLRAEVPLQRIRKAVNTMRDWDLTQHPSRYTLLTDGDTVFLKEHDRTIDLVRRPGQEILLSVEDAFAPFTNLQGRGVVDFRRPRPHVEVEQQRLGGWPTAAGTRVAYDTIAKLVEGGVPPHDVERFYPSVTQAAAVDAADFHAEVTQLRRTAA; via the coding sequence ATGGGATTCCCCGTGGACCTGACGGCTGCGCTTACAGGAGCGTCCGTGTGGCAGCTCGCTAGCTGGCGTAAGGATCTCCTCCAGCCCGAGGTTCAGAGCAACCCCGTCTTGTACTCCTTCCGTGACCTCGTGGCGCTGCGGATGTTCGTCCGTTTGCGCGCCGAGGTGCCCCTGCAACGCATCCGAAAAGCTGTGAACACTATGCGGGACTGGGACCTCACACAGCACCCGTCCCGCTACACACTGCTCACTGACGGCGACACTGTCTTCCTGAAGGAACACGACCGGACGATCGACCTCGTCCGACGCCCCGGCCAGGAAATTCTCCTCAGCGTCGAGGACGCCTTCGCCCCCTTCACGAATCTGCAAGGCCGAGGCGTCGTCGACTTCCGCCGCCCTCGGCCCCACGTGGAGGTTGAGCAGCAGCGCCTTGGTGGCTGGCCCACTGCCGCCGGCACCCGAGTTGCCTACGACACCATCGCCAAGCTCGTCGAGGGCGGCGTCCCTCCCCACGACGTCGAACGCTTCTACCCCAGCGTTACCCAAGCTGCCGCAGTGGACGCAGCGGACTTTCACGCGGAAGTAACTCAACTCCGCAGGACGGCAGCGTGA
- a CDS encoding collagen-like protein, translating to MTRAERALAGHWRWIAVFCWLLALSGAAVIGWSWYTQLANEADRRGEAVSTLASDVRILRAQVKASGETPKAPDPSQAVKDLDDRTRVPVPIPGPRGPQGETGQPGKPGPSGSPGTDGKDGTAGVPGTDGAQGPVGPTGPAGPQGQQGPQGDQGDRGEQGPAGPTCPDGYSLQAPAWDPSALVCRQDGGPSDSGSSPSAPLALALDPQRRQYP from the coding sequence GTGACCCGTGCCGAACGGGCTCTTGCTGGACACTGGCGGTGGATCGCCGTCTTCTGCTGGCTCCTCGCGCTGTCCGGCGCGGCGGTCATCGGATGGTCCTGGTACACACAGTTGGCCAACGAGGCCGACCGCCGGGGCGAGGCCGTCAGCACCCTGGCCTCCGACGTCCGCATATTGCGCGCGCAGGTGAAGGCCTCGGGCGAGACACCGAAGGCACCCGACCCGAGCCAGGCCGTGAAGGACCTGGACGACCGGACCCGCGTCCCCGTACCCATCCCGGGACCGCGCGGCCCGCAGGGCGAGACAGGCCAGCCCGGCAAGCCCGGGCCGTCCGGCTCCCCGGGGACAGACGGCAAGGACGGCACGGCCGGCGTCCCCGGAACAGACGGAGCGCAAGGACCAGTAGGTCCAACCGGACCGGCCGGGCCGCAGGGCCAGCAAGGGCCGCAGGGCGACCAAGGGGACCGCGGTGAGCAGGGACCGGCAGGGCCGACGTGCCCCGACGGGTACAGCCTGCAGGCCCCGGCATGGGACCCGAGCGCGCTGGTGTGCCGCCAGGACGGCGGGCCCTCTGACAGCGGCAGCTCACCGTCGGCACCATTGGCGCTGGCGTTGGACCCTCAGCGTCGGCAGTACCCATGA
- a CDS encoding peptidoglycan-binding protein, producing the protein MTVASGPQIYPEANRDHWYQGTFGGDKMEVNVVVLHTTEGRTLPDYGGGGSAPTLTAVPDFSAKKLKWFQHFNIDTSARALVNLRGGVETNTNNVCQVELVGTCAPDTHAKWKAAGQAHIYWPEAPDWALREVAEFLAWMHEQHGVPLSGPASWPAYPSSYGATKARMSGTTWDAFKGVCGHMHAPENVHGDPGSIDFAKLLGYAKQAAGAPAPPATEHPVYQPFPGTDWFKKNPKSAIVTAMGKRLAAVGCSAYSSGPGPQWTEADRLSYAKWQRKLGYTGSAADGWPGAKSWAALKVPHI; encoded by the coding sequence ATGACGGTAGCGAGCGGACCGCAGATCTACCCGGAAGCAAACCGGGATCACTGGTATCAGGGCACCTTCGGCGGCGACAAGATGGAGGTCAATGTCGTCGTCCTGCACACCACCGAGGGCCGCACGCTCCCGGACTACGGGGGAGGCGGGAGCGCCCCGACGCTGACCGCGGTGCCGGACTTCTCGGCGAAGAAGCTGAAGTGGTTCCAGCACTTCAACATCGACACCTCCGCTCGCGCCCTGGTGAACCTGCGCGGCGGGGTAGAGACGAACACGAACAACGTCTGCCAGGTCGAGCTGGTCGGCACCTGCGCCCCGGACACCCACGCGAAGTGGAAGGCGGCGGGCCAGGCGCACATCTACTGGCCGGAGGCCCCCGACTGGGCGCTGCGCGAGGTGGCCGAGTTCCTCGCCTGGATGCACGAGCAGCACGGCGTGCCGCTGTCCGGCCCGGCATCGTGGCCGGCCTACCCCTCGTCGTACGGGGCGACGAAGGCCCGGATGAGCGGCACCACGTGGGACGCGTTCAAGGGCGTGTGCGGGCACATGCACGCCCCCGAGAACGTGCACGGCGACCCGGGCTCGATCGACTTCGCCAAGCTGCTCGGCTACGCCAAGCAGGCCGCGGGGGCGCCGGCCCCGCCGGCCACCGAGCACCCGGTCTATCAGCCGTTCCCCGGCACCGACTGGTTCAAGAAGAACCCCAAGTCGGCGATCGTCACCGCGATGGGCAAGCGCCTGGCCGCCGTCGGCTGCTCCGCCTACTCCTCCGGCCCGGGCCCGCAGTGGACCGAGGCCGACCGGCTCTCGTACGCGAAGTGGCAGCGCAAGCTCGGTTACACCGGCTCCGCCGCCGACGGCTGGCCCGGCGCCAAGTCCTGGGCAGCGCTGAAGGTGCCGCACATCTGA
- a CDS encoding phage tail tube protein: protein MGIGSGLGAQIGLAAESTYGTFVAPTRFPEFTKESLALKKTTATSTGIAANRLLALSSRRVVTRREATGSIDLEIANKGMGLFIQALMGTTVTPVQQGATTAYLQTHTLADTAGKSLSIQVGVPLTTGTVTDKSFVGCKVTSGEFSCGVGEMLTGSFEFDGKDCDESQTLAAASYVNAGPFHFGQMALKTGTFGAETALDGIRKVTCKVERPQDTERFYANQSALKKEPISNDLVKITGSLETDYVATTLDDLHTSDAATSLVWEFVGPLIASTYFETFRITLPAVKLDEGPPSVDGYGVIKPTFNFTGLYDATNLPKIEIISTDTTV, encoded by the coding sequence ATGGGCATCGGATCCGGGCTCGGCGCCCAGATCGGGCTCGCCGCGGAGTCGACGTACGGAACGTTCGTCGCGCCCACGCGTTTCCCCGAGTTCACGAAGGAGTCGTTGGCCCTCAAGAAGACGACAGCCACCAGCACCGGCATCGCCGCCAACCGGCTGCTCGCGCTGTCGTCCCGCCGTGTGGTCACCCGGCGGGAGGCCACGGGGTCGATCGACCTGGAGATCGCCAACAAGGGCATGGGTCTGTTCATCCAGGCCTTGATGGGGACCACCGTCACCCCCGTCCAACAGGGCGCGACTACCGCCTATCTGCAGACGCACACCCTCGCGGACACGGCGGGCAAGAGCTTGTCCATTCAGGTAGGTGTGCCGCTCACCACCGGCACCGTGACCGACAAGTCGTTCGTTGGCTGCAAGGTCACCTCGGGCGAGTTCTCCTGCGGTGTCGGCGAGATGCTCACCGGCAGCTTCGAATTCGACGGCAAGGACTGCGACGAAAGCCAGACCCTGGCCGCCGCCAGCTACGTCAACGCCGGCCCGTTCCACTTCGGGCAGATGGCTCTCAAGACGGGCACGTTCGGCGCGGAGACGGCCCTCGACGGCATCCGCAAGGTCACCTGCAAGGTGGAACGCCCGCAGGACACTGAGCGCTTCTACGCCAACCAGTCGGCACTGAAGAAGGAGCCGATCTCGAACGACCTGGTGAAGATCACCGGGTCGCTTGAGACGGACTACGTCGCGACCACCCTGGACGATCTCCACACCAGCGACGCAGCGACCAGCCTGGTGTGGGAGTTCGTCGGCCCACTGATCGCGAGCACGTACTTCGAGACGTTCCGGATCACGCTCCCCGCCGTGAAGCTTGACGAAGGGCCGCCGAGCGTGGACGGCTACGGCGTCATCAAGCCCACGTTCAACTTCACCGGGCTCTACGACGCAACGAACCTCCCGAAGATCGAGATCATCAGCACCGACACCACGGTGTGA
- a CDS encoding phage major capsid protein codes for MSVQLRRLIEEQNTLWQRMQDIQAAAESETRDLTAEERQNWDQAEERLTVVSGDIERLNRMAQLQQIDRSQIVSTTGEPGDRRGTDTEDQARRYNEAFGLYLRGGMDRLTPDQRNLMMDHEVDLRAMGAGIDTAGGFTVPDEFRNIMTETMKAFGGLLALADVIPTSTGADLKWPTNDDTGNEGELLGENQPAGEQDLSVGGRTLKAYIFSSKQVKLSMSLLQDSAFNLEQWVPRKLGERIGRRAARAFTTGTGVDQPEGLTTSAVVGKQGASGQTTSVIYDDLVDLEHSVDSAYRSTAEYLMHDSTLKVIRKLKDTQGRPLWVPIPAPGFPATINGFKYNLDNSMPTPAASAKTIAFGDFKAGYVIRQVQAVQTLRLVERYAEYLQVAFLGFSRLDGMIQDSSAIRLYQHAAS; via the coding sequence ATGAGCGTGCAGCTCAGGCGGCTCATCGAAGAGCAGAACACCCTGTGGCAGCGGATGCAGGACATCCAGGCCGCAGCCGAGAGCGAGACCCGCGACCTGACCGCCGAGGAGCGGCAGAACTGGGACCAGGCGGAGGAGCGGCTGACCGTCGTCTCTGGCGACATCGAGCGCCTCAACCGCATGGCCCAGCTGCAGCAGATCGACCGCAGCCAGATCGTGTCCACGACCGGCGAGCCTGGCGACCGCCGCGGCACGGACACGGAGGACCAGGCCCGCCGGTACAACGAGGCGTTCGGTCTGTACCTGCGGGGCGGCATGGACCGGCTCACCCCGGACCAGCGGAACCTGATGATGGACCACGAGGTCGACCTGCGCGCGATGGGCGCGGGCATCGACACCGCCGGCGGGTTCACCGTCCCGGACGAGTTCCGCAACATCATGACCGAGACGATGAAGGCCTTCGGTGGCCTGCTCGCTCTCGCCGACGTCATCCCGACGTCGACCGGTGCGGACCTGAAGTGGCCGACCAACGACGACACCGGCAACGAGGGCGAGCTCCTCGGCGAGAACCAGCCGGCGGGCGAGCAGGACCTCAGCGTGGGCGGCCGGACGCTGAAGGCGTACATCTTCTCGTCGAAGCAGGTCAAGCTGTCCATGAGCCTGCTGCAGGACAGCGCGTTCAACCTCGAGCAGTGGGTGCCGCGCAAGCTCGGCGAGCGGATCGGCCGCCGCGCCGCCCGCGCGTTCACGACCGGCACCGGCGTTGACCAGCCCGAGGGCCTGACCACGTCCGCGGTGGTCGGCAAGCAGGGCGCGAGCGGCCAGACCACGTCGGTCATCTACGACGACCTGGTCGACCTCGAGCACAGCGTCGACAGCGCGTACCGGTCCACCGCCGAGTACCTGATGCACGACAGCACCCTGAAGGTGATCCGCAAGCTGAAGGACACCCAGGGCCGCCCGCTGTGGGTGCCGATCCCGGCGCCCGGCTTCCCCGCCACGATCAACGGGTTCAAGTACAACCTGGACAACTCGATGCCGACCCCGGCCGCGTCGGCGAAGACGATCGCGTTCGGTGACTTCAAGGCGGGCTACGTCATCCGCCAGGTCCAGGCCGTGCAGACGCTGCGCCTGGTGGAGCGGTACGCCGAGTACCTGCAGGTCGCGTTCCTCGGGTTCTCCCGTCTGGACGGCATGATCCAGGACTCCTCCGCGATCCGCCTGTACCAGCACGCGGCCAGCTGA